The Streptomyces laurentii region CAGGTCCCGGCGGCTGACGATGCCGACCAGCCGGTCCCGGGCGTCGACGACGACGAGCCGTTTGACGCCCTGTGCCTCCATGAGCCGCGCCGCCTCCACCACGGTCCACCCGGGGGTGACGCACACCGGGGGAGCCGACATCACCTCCTCCGCCCGGGTGCCCTCGGCCTTCGCGCGTTCCTCTTCCGAGAGCCCGGGAACGGCGGGCAAATCGCCCGGTACGGCAGCCTGGTCGGCGGTCTTGCGCAGCAGGTCGCCCTCCGACACGACCCCGATCACCCGGTCCTCCGAGTCCACCACCGGTACCGCGGTGACACCGTGCCGGGCCAGCGTCCTCACGACGTCCTTGAACGGCACGTCCCCGCGGACGCTCACCACCTCGCGGGTCATCAGCTCTCCGATGCTGCGATGACGCATCGCCCGCTCCTTCCGTGCGGAAGCCGCGCCGCCGGCACGGAGGTGTCCGGCGCGGCCGTCCCGGGCGGCCGGGGCGGGCCGCCCTCCTGCTCTTGTGCGGTCCGCGTTTCGCGGGACAGCGGCCGGAAGACCTCTTTCATGCTTTCAGCCCTGAGCCGGTGCGGCGACCGCTGGGGTGCCGGAGACACGGTCCGGGTGACCAGCCCGCGGCGGCGTGACGCGAGGTGCCCAGCCGACCGATCGCGGGATATCCGGTCAGCCGTGCCGCACCAGGACGACAGGAGCCCGGCCGCGGTGGAGGAGGACGGAACGGCCGGCCTGGCGAGCGTCCGGCCCCGATGCTTTTCTAAGAGGGAAGGCGCCCGCCCGGAGGACGCGGAGAAGCGGCTCCGAGCCGCACACCGCGCGAACAAGGTCCGGGGAGAAGCGGAGGGCCGCTCCTCCCCGGAGCGCCACGCCCCGGCCCGTCCGGCAAGGCCCCGCGCATCACACCGACGCGGCGGGAGGCCGGGCTGCCGGCAGGCACCCCTGAGCCGGAAGGCGGTGGGCAGGATGGAACGTCCCGTGGTGGCGGGAGTCGACGGATCCGAGACCGGGCTCGCGGCCCTGGACTGGGCCGTGGACGAGGCCGAGCGGTGCGCGCTGCCGCTGCGGATCGTCCACGCCTCGCTCTGGGAGCGGTACGAAGAAGTCGTGACCGACCCGGCCGAGGACCAGCCGCCCGAGCAGAGCATCGCGGAGGGCATTGTCGCCGCCGCGGCCGAACGCGCCCGGCTCCGCGCCCCCGGCGTCGAAGTCACCGCCGTCGTGCGGCCTGACGACCCTGGCAGCGCGCTGCTCCAAGAGGGACGAGACGCGGCCCTCGTGGTCGTGGGCAACCGGGGGCGCGGCGAGTTCACCGGTCTGCTGCTCGGCTCCGTGAGCCTGGTGGTGGCCGCGCGGTCCTCCTGTCCGGTCGTCGTGGCCCGCGGCGACCGCTACACCCGGGACGCCGGGCACGGGCGGGTCCTGCTCGGGATCGGCGCGTATGACGTGGACTCCCCGGCCGTACGCTTCGCCTTCCGCGAGGCGGCCCTGCGCGACGCGGAACTCGACGTGGTCCGCGCCTGGCGGCGGCCGTCCCTTCTGGGTGGCAGCCACCTGTCGCCAGGCGGTGACGCTGTCGAGACCGAC contains the following coding sequences:
- a CDS encoding transport protein (BON domain; pfam04972;~FOG: CBS domain [General function prediction only];~This cd contains two tandem repeats of the cystathionine beta-synthase (CBS pair) domains associated with the BON (bacterial OsmY and nodulation domain) domain. BON isa putative phospholipid-binding domain foundin a family of osmotic shock protection...; cd04586;~identified by MetaGeneAnnotator; putative;~transport protein [Streptomyces hygroscopicus subsp. jinggangensis5008]); translated protein: MRHRSIGELMTREVVSVRGDVPFKDVVRTLARHGVTAVPVVDSEDRVIGVVSEGDLLRKTADQAAVPGDLPAVPGLSEEERAKAEGTRAEEVMSAPPVCVTPGWTVVEAARLMEAQGVKRLVVVDARDRLVGIVSRRDLLRIFLREDADIRREITEDILGGTLGLDPAALSVEVSNGRVELGGHVPYRGTIPVIERMCATVDGVVSVSCDRLGRESDATGPGTTGLGTGGPGTER
- a CDS encoding hypothetical protein (Adenine nucleotide alpha hydrolases superfamily including N type ATP PPases, ATP sulphurylases Universal Stress Response protein and electron transfer flavoprotein (ETF). The domain forms a apha/beta/apha fold which binds to Adenosine nucleotide; cl00292;~Ligand Binding Site [chemical binding];~Usp: Universal stress protein family. The universal stress protein Usp isa small cytoplasmic bacterial protein whose expression is enhanced when the cell is exposed to stress agents. Usp enhances the rate of cell survival during prolonged exposure to...; cd00293;~identified by MetaGeneAnnotator; putative;~stress-inducible protein [Streptomyces sp. Mg1]); its protein translation is MERPVVAGVDGSETGLAALDWAVDEAERCALPLRIVHASLWERYEEVVTDPAEDQPPEQSIAEGIVAAAAERARLRAPGVEVTAVVRPDDPGSALLQEGRDAALVVVGNRGRGEFTGLLLGSVSLVVAARSSCPVVVARGDRYTRDAGHGRVLLGIGAYDVDSPAVRFAFREAALRDAELDVVRAWRRPSLLGGSHLSPGGDAVETDGGDERRASDLLDKALDALVREHPRVAVRRVTVEGAPHRVLVQRSAAADLLVVGARRRDALVGLELGRVAHRALHHAECPVAIVPQYPPQAREDES